The Pseudomonas sp. R4-35-07 genome contains a region encoding:
- a CDS encoding glycosyltransferase family 39 protein codes for MRLWKTERGALALLLGVSALLLLLGLGSRELWGPETRWANIALQMLQSGDYFDPYLKGTPYYDKPLPSYWLITGFANLMGGLGPWSLRLSSVIAAWLSIWLVYLIGEQLFRKGTGLIAGWMLATTFYFLFWARVATADVLTVCGVLAAVWWYWRGPDDTRLGRYTVFFLLLAATSLFKGLIGFVLPGLALLPHLLSEHRYKRHLNLRLVLALLIAGGFYAIPFGLSHLYGAPTYGESGLELVFRENVVRFFDPFDHMGPIYTYLIYLPVYTLPWAPCWMLGAWLALRHWHRTPPNVRWLVWSLGLLFVFFTASGSRRSYYVLPLVPFAQLLAAWWLSEHLRQHPARWPRWQTGFGLAAGLMVLVLGVIYPWTTRNGGVTRFAENVQAQAVKSAPWNHWQLVLVEVDNKLPMYLQNGGKPFYYVSETQDFPRQGDSAAFMAWLEKTSGQGFDPRHTIIVAQYSKEDPAPLAFLGVDHQVVTTQPDNGERLFQKRSGGSVAFIPAGH; via the coding sequence ATGCGCTTGTGGAAAACCGAACGTGGCGCCCTGGCTTTATTGCTGGGTGTCTCGGCCTTGCTCCTGCTGCTGGGCCTGGGCAGTCGCGAGCTGTGGGGGCCGGAGACACGCTGGGCGAACATCGCCCTGCAAATGTTGCAAAGCGGTGACTACTTCGATCCGTACCTGAAGGGCACGCCCTATTACGACAAACCCCTGCCCTCCTACTGGCTGATCACCGGCTTTGCCAACCTGATGGGTGGCCTCGGGCCCTGGTCACTGCGCCTGTCCTCGGTGATCGCGGCCTGGCTGAGCATCTGGCTGGTGTACCTGATCGGCGAACAGCTGTTTCGCAAAGGCACCGGGCTGATCGCCGGCTGGATGCTCGCCACCACCTTCTACTTCCTGTTCTGGGCCCGCGTGGCCACGGCCGATGTGCTGACCGTGTGCGGCGTGCTGGCGGCGGTCTGGTGGTACTGGCGCGGGCCGGACGACACTCGTCTGGGCCGCTATACCGTATTTTTCCTGCTGCTGGCGGCCACGTCGCTGTTCAAGGGTCTGATCGGGTTCGTGCTGCCGGGACTCGCGCTGTTGCCGCACCTGCTCAGCGAACACCGCTACAAACGCCACCTCAACCTGCGGCTGGTACTGGCCCTGCTCATCGCCGGCGGGTTCTACGCCATTCCCTTCGGACTGTCCCACCTCTACGGCGCCCCCACCTACGGCGAGAGCGGCCTGGAATTGGTGTTTCGCGAAAACGTGGTGCGCTTCTTCGACCCCTTCGACCATATGGGCCCGATCTACACCTACCTGATCTACCTGCCGGTCTACACCCTGCCATGGGCGCCGTGCTGGATGCTCGGCGCGTGGCTCGCCCTGCGTCACTGGCACCGCACGCCGCCCAACGTACGCTGGCTGGTGTGGAGCCTGGGCCTGTTGTTCGTCTTCTTCACCGCCAGCGGCAGCCGACGTAGTTACTACGTACTGCCCCTGGTGCCCTTCGCCCAATTACTCGCCGCCTGGTGGCTGAGCGAGCACCTGCGCCAACACCCGGCCCGTTGGCCGCGCTGGCAAACAGGCTTCGGCCTCGCCGCAGGCTTGATGGTGTTGGTGCTGGGCGTGATCTACCCCTGGACCACGCGCAACGGCGGCGTGACCCGCTTCGCCGAGAACGTCCAAGCCCAGGCGGTGAAGAGCGCGCCCTGGAACCATTGGCAACTGGTACTGGTGGAAGTCGACAACAAGTTGCCGATGTACCTGCAGAACGGCGGCAAACCGTTCTACTACGTGAGCGAAACCCAAGACTTCCCGCGCCAGGGCGACAGCGCCGCGTTCATGGCCTGGCTGGAAAAGACCAGCGGCCAGGGGTTTGATCCAAGGCACACGATTATCGTCGCGCAGTACTCCAAGGAAGATCCCGCGCCGCTGGCGTTTCTGGGGGTTGATCACCAGGTGGTCACGACGCAACCGGATAATGGGGAGCGGTTGTTTCAGAAGCGCTCGGGGGGGAGTGTGGCGTTTATTCCTGCTGGGCATTGA
- a CDS encoding DUF6124 family protein, which produces MNKVLPDPPFDPAKDRAAFNRAIDHYLPTQGFHSVNEDLSFEDALLYTASLLDSASATALDCGELLSSPERAKILAVWHLLEIAKTTVDRSIECMKPSKTA; this is translated from the coding sequence ATGAACAAAGTCCTCCCCGATCCACCCTTCGATCCCGCCAAAGACCGTGCCGCGTTCAACCGGGCCATCGACCATTACCTGCCCACCCAAGGATTCCACAGCGTCAACGAAGACCTGAGCTTCGAAGATGCCCTGCTCTACACCGCCAGCTTGCTCGACAGCGCTTCGGCGACGGCGTTGGATTGCGGCGAGCTGCTTAGCAGCCCCGAGCGGGCGAAGATTCTGGCGGTGTGGCACTTGCTGGAGATTGCCAAAACAACCGTGGATCGCTCTATCGAGTGCATGAAGCCTTCGAAAACGGCCTGA
- a CDS encoding type III secretion protein — MVTLNTSDTKQAYSAYATSEQFDNTQGPSTSDRLNRFGQVPAHQAIARTVQPGGNDRGTAELLTLLNTLVTTLKTWMNEQNTPPAPPPPVAVIPKPFVNIIPKPQIDVVPTPETVQPGKSRWKEQLAPFMNRSDLASSRNAFDTELIEMFSDKNSEPSNTFLSEKAPRQKPDDIRNGLRATYENFPYLGTTGREEHVAAIKVAMATFGQSPTGVFTHVVKSGDGYNVTMKDGFKLHITGEELQLAAKAAKFSGGDEGMVKDAQFLFGVMSKRQHLEQARNNATDPFYSIYGKDSAYHAHRTYPGVLAAAAQGIGGGIALSYLGLKEHMQIIDASALGARVGVPLDKGERHKNGALFDGVMEGQLYNQPVSPSLKVVTLRDQVE; from the coding sequence ATGGTCACGCTTAACACGTCTGACACTAAACAGGCTTATTCCGCCTATGCAACTTCTGAGCAGTTTGATAACACACAGGGGCCGTCAACGTCCGATCGACTCAATCGCTTCGGACAAGTACCGGCTCATCAGGCGATTGCTCGAACAGTTCAGCCGGGTGGTAATGATCGGGGAACAGCTGAACTGTTGACCTTGCTCAATACGCTCGTAACAACGCTTAAAACATGGATGAACGAGCAGAATACGCCACCCGCCCCACCCCCCCCGGTGGCCGTAATACCCAAACCATTCGTGAATATCATTCCCAAACCCCAGATCGACGTCGTGCCAACGCCTGAGACTGTGCAGCCCGGTAAAAGCCGATGGAAAGAACAACTGGCACCGTTCATGAATCGGTCAGATCTGGCCAGTAGCCGAAACGCTTTCGATACTGAACTTATTGAAATGTTTTCCGATAAAAACAGCGAGCCGTCGAACACGTTTTTGTCTGAAAAAGCCCCAAGGCAAAAACCCGACGATATACGCAACGGGCTGCGCGCCACCTATGAGAACTTTCCCTACCTGGGCACCACGGGCAGAGAAGAACACGTGGCGGCGATCAAGGTGGCCATGGCCACCTTCGGGCAAAGTCCAACCGGGGTGTTCACGCACGTCGTCAAGAGTGGGGATGGCTATAACGTCACGATGAAAGACGGCTTCAAACTGCATATCACCGGTGAAGAGCTGCAACTGGCGGCCAAGGCGGCGAAATTCAGTGGCGGTGATGAAGGCATGGTCAAGGACGCGCAATTTCTGTTTGGGGTAATGAGCAAGCGTCAGCACCTGGAGCAGGCGCGCAACAATGCAACGGACCCGTTCTACAGCATTTATGGCAAGGACAGCGCTTACCACGCCCACCGTACTTATCCGGGGGTGCTGGCGGCAGCGGCACAGGGCATCGGCGGCGGTATAGCGTTGTCGTACCTGGGCCTCAAAGAACATATGCAGATCATCGACGCCAGTGCACTGGGCGCGCGCGTCGGGGTGCCATTGGACAAGGGCGAGCGACACAAGAATGGTGCGCTCTTTGATGGGGTCATGGAGGGGCAGTTATACAACCAGCCCGTTTCGCCGTCGTTGAAGGTTGTAACGCTTCGCGATCAAGTTGAGTAA
- a CDS encoding pyridoxamine 5'-phosphate oxidase family protein gives MNAIEVSPWHSGERQLQESAGVAERMAVIGPKVIRDHLPEQHRDFFPLLPYLMLGVVDEHGIPWATMLEGAPGFAHSPDPQRLQIDSLPCKSDPARAGLTVGAAVGVLGIDLNTRRRNRMNGRIGALDHDGFAVDVVQSFGNCPKYIQLRPVDTIARKPGSVAECSDSLDGAAHTMIRNADTFFVASYVDLHGERSVDVSHRGGSTGFVRVEGNVLTIPDFAGNLFFNTLGNLQTNPVAGLLFIDFESGDVLQVAGRTSLILSGPQVAEFKGAQRLWTVTVEQVVRRPAALALRWQFAEFSPYSLAMGSW, from the coding sequence ATGAACGCGATCGAAGTATCCCCCTGGCATAGCGGCGAAAGGCAACTGCAGGAAAGTGCCGGCGTGGCCGAACGCATGGCCGTGATCGGCCCCAAGGTCATACGCGATCACCTGCCGGAGCAGCATCGCGATTTCTTTCCCTTGCTGCCTTACCTGATGCTGGGAGTGGTGGATGAACACGGCATTCCATGGGCAACGATGCTCGAAGGCGCGCCAGGCTTCGCGCATTCGCCTGATCCGCAGCGGTTGCAAATCGACAGCCTGCCCTGCAAAAGCGACCCCGCCCGGGCGGGGCTAACGGTCGGCGCGGCCGTCGGCGTGCTCGGTATCGACCTGAACACACGCCGTCGCAATCGTATGAATGGGCGCATCGGCGCGCTGGATCACGACGGCTTTGCGGTGGACGTGGTGCAGAGCTTCGGCAACTGTCCCAAATACATCCAACTGCGACCTGTCGATACCATTGCGCGCAAACCTGGCAGCGTGGCTGAGTGCAGCGACAGCCTGGATGGCGCTGCACACACAATGATCCGCAATGCCGACACCTTCTTCGTCGCCAGTTATGTCGACCTGCACGGCGAGCGCTCGGTGGATGTTTCCCATCGCGGCGGCAGCACCGGTTTTGTGCGGGTCGAGGGCAATGTGCTGACCATTCCGGATTTTGCCGGCAACCTGTTCTTCAACACCCTCGGCAACCTGCAAACCAACCCGGTGGCGGGGTTGTTGTTCATTGATTTTGAATCGGGTGACGTGCTGCAAGTGGCCGGGCGTACTTCGCTGATCCTCAGCGGGCCGCAAGTGGCCGAGTTCAAAGGGGCGCAGCGGTTATGGACGGTGACCGTGGAACAGGTGGTCCGCCGTCCGGCAGCATTGGCCTTGCGCTGGCAGTTCGCCGAGTTTTCGCCCTATAGCCTGGCGATGGGAAGCTGGTAG
- a CDS encoding LysR family transcriptional regulator: MERYRDMQLFAALAGQPSLAAAARLAQVSGPTLVRAIARLEGRLRVTLLQRSTRGVSLTDAGDAYMADCVRLLAAVEAAEASAKGLHSQAQGNLRVFLPLLFSRYVMAPVLAAYMDRYPQVRVVAHYHDYYPNLHEEGLDVAVLVGELPSSSLIARPVGHVRHILCASPGYLAAHGEPQHPAALKQHHLIANADPVQWDFAHYQLKARARLRCATVQGSINAALTGAGLLRCLSYPVHEHLLSGRLLRVLPGFELPAVPVQVVYREGRHASMRVRSFVDDCVAALREHPAFQLA; this comes from the coding sequence ATGGAGCGTTATCGCGATATGCAGTTGTTCGCGGCGCTGGCCGGGCAACCGAGCCTGGCGGCGGCGGCGCGCTTGGCGCAGGTCTCCGGCCCGACCCTGGTGCGGGCGATTGCACGTCTGGAAGGGCGTTTGCGCGTAACGTTGTTGCAGCGCAGTACCCGTGGGGTCAGCCTGACCGACGCGGGCGATGCCTACATGGCCGACTGTGTGCGGCTGCTGGCTGCGGTGGAGGCGGCTGAAGCTTCGGCCAAAGGGTTGCATAGCCAGGCCCAGGGCAATCTGCGGGTATTCTTGCCGTTGCTGTTCAGCCGCTATGTGATGGCGCCGGTACTGGCCGCGTATATGGACCGTTACCCGCAGGTGCGTGTGGTCGCCCACTACCACGACTACTACCCGAACCTGCACGAAGAAGGGCTGGACGTGGCGGTGCTGGTAGGCGAGTTGCCCAGCTCGTCATTGATCGCACGGCCGGTGGGGCATGTGCGGCATATCCTCTGCGCCAGCCCCGGTTACCTGGCCGCCCACGGAGAACCGCAGCATCCCGCCGCCCTCAAGCAGCATCATTTGATCGCCAATGCCGACCCGGTGCAATGGGACTTCGCGCACTATCAGCTCAAGGCCCGCGCACGGCTGCGCTGCGCCACGGTGCAGGGTTCCATTAATGCGGCCTTAACGGGGGCAGGGCTGCTGCGTTGCCTGAGCTACCCGGTGCACGAGCACTTGCTGAGCGGCCGGCTGCTTCGCGTATTGCCTGGCTTTGAATTGCCTGCGGTACCGGTGCAGGTGGTGTATCGCGAAGGTCGCCATGCGTCCATGCGCGTGCGCAGTTTTGTCGATGACTGTGTAGCGGCCTTGCGCGAGCACCCGGCGTTTCAGTTGGCGTAA
- a CDS encoding LysR family transcriptional regulator, producing the protein MDRFHEMQVFLAVADEGGFAAAARRLNTSPPSVTRAIAAMEQRIGTQLLARTTRSLHLTEAGQRYLEDCRRILAELDEAEEAAAGSYSIPCGQLNVTAPVLFGELFVAPTLGDYLDRFPQVNINALLVDRVVNMSDEGVDVAVRIGHLHEPGQQAIKVGEVRRVVCASPAYLDRHGRPQRPEHLRQAKIVASSASQRLDEWAFVDAGQALTVAIEPRLVVTANNAAINLARLGWGMTRVLSYQVAAAVAAGELELVLQDFEPAALPVQVVFQNNGRVPAKVHTFVDFLADRLGHDAALKPLIKPRD; encoded by the coding sequence ATGGACCGTTTTCATGAAATGCAGGTGTTCCTCGCGGTGGCCGACGAGGGCGGCTTTGCCGCCGCCGCACGGCGTCTGAACACCTCGCCGCCCAGCGTGACCCGGGCGATTGCCGCCATGGAACAACGCATCGGCACCCAGCTGCTGGCGCGCACCACCCGCAGCCTGCACTTGACCGAAGCCGGGCAGCGTTACCTGGAAGACTGTCGGCGTATCCTCGCCGAGCTGGACGAGGCCGAGGAAGCGGCAGCGGGCAGTTATTCGATCCCCTGCGGGCAACTGAACGTGACCGCCCCGGTGCTGTTCGGCGAGCTGTTCGTGGCGCCGACGCTGGGCGATTATCTCGACCGCTTTCCCCAGGTGAACATCAATGCGCTGCTGGTCGACCGTGTGGTCAATATGAGCGACGAAGGCGTCGACGTGGCCGTGCGCATCGGTCATCTGCACGAGCCGGGGCAGCAGGCGATCAAGGTCGGCGAAGTGCGCCGGGTGGTGTGCGCGTCGCCCGCTTACCTCGACCGGCATGGGCGACCCCAACGGCCTGAACACTTGCGTCAAGCGAAGATCGTGGCCTCATCCGCCAGCCAACGCCTGGATGAATGGGCGTTTGTCGACGCCGGCCAGGCGCTGACGGTAGCTATCGAACCGCGCCTGGTGGTCACTGCGAACAACGCCGCAATCAACCTGGCGCGCCTGGGCTGGGGCATGACGCGGGTGCTGTCCTATCAGGTGGCGGCGGCGGTGGCGGCGGGTGAGCTGGAGCTTGTGCTGCAGGATTTCGAGCCGGCAGCGCTGCCGGTGCAGGTGGTATTCCAGAACAACGGGCGAGTGCCGGCCAAGGTCCACACCTTCGTCGATTTCCTTGCCGATCGGCTGGGGCATGACGCGGCCCTGAAACCGCTGATAAAGCCGCGCGACTGA
- a CDS encoding glutathione S-transferase family protein, producing the protein MPAIKLYGFPLSGHSHRAELMLSLLGLPMEFILVDLKQGAHKSPEFIATLNRFGQVPVIDDGGTILADSNAILVYLAATYGNGQWLPADPVGQARVQRWLSAAAGQLHAGPATARLATVFGADVDADVAINRAHALLNVMEQQLGESRFLAGDSPSIADIAFYTYTAHAPEGNVSLADYPQVRAWLASIEALPGFVGMPRTAAGLQSE; encoded by the coding sequence ATGCCCGCAATCAAACTGTATGGTTTCCCCCTGTCCGGCCACTCCCATCGAGCCGAGCTGATGCTGTCCCTGCTGGGCCTGCCTATGGAATTTATCCTGGTGGACCTCAAGCAAGGCGCGCATAAATCGCCCGAATTCATCGCCACCCTCAACCGCTTCGGCCAAGTGCCGGTGATCGACGATGGCGGGACAATACTGGCGGACTCCAATGCCATCCTGGTCTACCTGGCCGCCACCTATGGCAACGGCCAGTGGTTGCCCGCTGATCCGGTCGGGCAGGCACGGGTGCAGCGTTGGCTCTCGGCTGCGGCCGGTCAGTTGCATGCCGGGCCTGCCACGGCGCGGTTGGCCACGGTGTTTGGCGCCGACGTGGACGCGGACGTCGCCATCAACCGTGCCCATGCACTGCTGAACGTAATGGAGCAGCAACTGGGTGAGAGCCGCTTCCTGGCTGGCGATTCGCCGAGCATTGCCGATATCGCGTTCTACACCTATACGGCCCATGCGCCGGAAGGCAATGTGTCGCTGGCCGACTATCCTCAGGTGCGCGCCTGGCTGGCCAGCATTGAAGCACTGCCGGGTTTCGTCGGCATGCCGCGCACGGCGGCGGGTCTGCAATCAGAGTAA